From Amaranthus tricolor cultivar Red isolate AtriRed21 chromosome 4, ASM2621246v1, whole genome shotgun sequence:
AAGGGAGGTGTGTTACCTTTGACCGATATGTCCTTAGGCACGCACGACCATACATAACATAGAAATTACACTTGAAAAGCGTGAACAATTAGCTAGAGGAGCGAGTGATGTAGCAAAACGGATTGCAAAAGAGGGGAAATTGGCCACATCAAAATTACCTTCATTGAGAGGTCCGTTTGTTATCAAGTGGGGTAATGCATTACTTAATAACCATGCGTATTTGGAAAATTCTTAAAGTAAAAGGTAAGGATATATGAGTGAAGCATAGGATCATTGGCATTGGCTTTTTTCGAGTATGAATGTGAGCATCTTATGCTAGTTTTTAATACATTTGATTAAGTAAAAGCGATTAGTTTTTTAGAGAATCTGATTCAGTACAACCAGTAAATACTTCCTTCCATTGTGTATGATCACATCATACATTTCTTACTCTTTAAGTAATGTTGATTCATTTTTCAGGGATGATATCGTGTTCAGAGATCCCCTTAATACCTTTGCTGGCATCGATAACTACAAATCAATCTTCTGGGCTTTACGATTCCACGGGAGGATATTTTTTCGGGCTTTGTGGGTTGATATATTAAGTGTATGGCAACCAATGGACAATGTCATATTGGTCCGTTGGACTGTCCATGGAATCCCGAGAGTCCCTTGGGAAAGCCATGGTCGTTTTGATGGTGTTTCGGAGTACAAGCTCGATAGAAAAGGGAAGATTTATGAGCATAAAGTTGACAACATTGCTCTCAACTCGTCTCGGAAGTTCCAGGTTCTCTCTGTCGAGGAATTGATCCTTTCCCTTAGTTGCCCATCAACACCAAAGCCTACATGCTTTGAGTTTTCTCCCCCTTCATCCGAACTCATCCCATTTGCGGGAAAGATGAAATCTGTAAGTAATTACTTGAATAACGCCCTGGATTTTTCACATGGACATGATGCGCAAACATCTGAGAGATCATAGTCGTTTACTGATAAGTAAATTTTGCTAGTGTTATATATACTTCGAGCTTATTCATCGTTAGTGTTGGAGACCTATATAGTTGGCTTACCGCTGCTTGAACTAGCAAAGCATACGCCTGTAAGTTATATACTAATAAATCATTACGGTATGCTGGAACTCGATGAATTCTTGTAGGATTGTATGAATTCGAATACCCAACTCGATCATATGTAATTAAGCAA
This genomic window contains:
- the LOC130811378 gene encoding uncharacterized protein LOC130811378, translated to MSISGLTNTFSNPNPRIFNSISVSSNPQLLNGNYRFKFRVCAKVTTPEPNAGVLGQFSAPVKPSSSMTSSSSPKKKTEDEEKQDYYLNMGHAIRCLREEFPELFYKEPSFDIYRDDIVFRDPLNTFAGIDNYKSIFWALRFHGRIFFRALWVDILSVWQPMDNVILVRWTVHGIPRVPWESHGRFDGVSEYKLDRKGKIYEHKVDNIALNSSRKFQVLSVEELILSLSCPSTPKPTCFEFSPPSSELIPFAGKMKSVSNYLNNALDFSHGHDAQTSERS